Sequence from the Catenuloplanes indicus genome:
GGCCCGGGTGCGAGAAGTCCTTCATCGCGCGGACGATCTGCGCGACCCGGTCCAGTCCTTCCAGCGACTCGGTGACCGCGCCCGGGATCTCGTCGACCAGGAAGTCCAGGTCGATGGTGTCCAGCGCCGCGCGCAGCCCGGCCATCGCCTCGGCCGGGTCCGGGTGATCCGCCGCGCACACCTCGCTGACCCGCTTGACGAGCCCGAGCAGGCCGTCGAACGACTCCGCCACGAACCGCGTGTTGTCCGAGACGAACTGGATCGGTGTGTTGATCTCGTGGGCGATGCCGGCCGCGAGCTGGCCGATCGCCTCCAGCCGGTTCGCGGCATTGAGCTGCCGTTCCAGCTCGCTGACCCGGGTGACGTCCGCGCCCACGCCGATCAGGCCCTCGATCACCCCGGCCGGGCCCCACCGGGGGAGCACGCTGAGCAACAGGCTGCGCGACGGTCCCATCGTCACCCGCTGGTCCAGCACCGGCCGGCCGGTCGCCAGCACCTGCGCCTCGACCTCCGGCAGCACGCGGGACAGCTCGTCGGTGACCGGCAGCTCCGCCTCGGTCCGGCCGAGCACGTCCGCGTCGCGGTCGAGCCCGCGCATGGTCAGGAACGCCGCGTTGTGCCCGTGGTAGCAGCCGGCGAAGTCCTTCCAGTAGGTCAGCTGCGGGATCGACGAGAGTACGCCGTCCAGCAGCGCCTTCTCCGTGGACAGCTCCGCGGCCAGCGCCTCGGAGCGTTCGATCGCGGTCAGCAGCGTCTCGTCGGCCTCGCGGCGGGACGTGACGTCGTGCTCCACGCAGACGATCCGGACCCGGCCGTCGTCCTCGTGCACCCGGTGCAGCTCGATCTTCAGCCAGTACTCGTGACCGTCCCGGGTGGTGGCCAGGAAATCCGGAATCATGCCCTGGTGATCGTCGGTGAGGTAGTCGCCGAGGTCGCCGAGCGGCTGGGTGCCGGCGAGCATGCTCTGCCGGGTACGGCCGACCGCCTCCGCCTCGGACCAGCCGGTCATCGCGGTGAACGCCGGATTGACCCACTCGATCACGCCGGTCTCGTCCGTGATCACGACGGCGTCGTCCATGTTGCGGGCGACCAGATCCTTCGCGGTACGCATGTCGCGGGTGAGCGACCGGATCATGTCGCGCTGCTGGTCGACGGTGCGCAACAGATCCTCGTAGGAGGGCGGTGAGTCGGACATGTCGCCCTCTCCGAGCCGGTGCCGGGACTCCGAGGATCCGATCGGCCCGGTGCGGCCCGACCTGAGCGGTTTCCCGCTCACCGGGTTCAGCCGCATTTATAGTCGAATGACGGCTCAGGGGGTGCGGGTGTGCTGACTCAGCGGATTCTCATGGTCGACGACGAGCAGCGCATCCTGGACGCGTTCCGGCGCAGCCTGCACGGCCGTTACGAGCTGGACACGGCCAACTCCGGCGCGGACGGGCTGGCCAAGGTGCACGGCACCGCGTACCCGTACGCCGTGGTCGTCTCGGACATGCGCATGCCCGGCATGAACGGCGCCGAGTTCCTGGCCGGGGTGCGCGAACGCTCGCCGGACACCGTGCAGATCATCCTCAGCGGCCAGGCCGACCTGGGCGACACGATCGCCGCGGTCAACGACGGCAACCTGTTCCGCTTCCTCACCAAGCCGTGCGAACCGGCCGAGCTGGCCCGCGCGCTGGACGCCGCGCTCGCCCAGCACCGCCTGATCATGAGCGAGCGGGAACTGCTCGAACGTACGCTGGACGGTGCGGTCAAGGTCCTGACCGAGCTGATGGCGGCCGCGCACCCCGTCGCGGCCGCGCGCACCGAGACCGTGCGCACGCTGATCGACGCGTGCGTGTCCGGGCTGCGGCCGAAGGACACGTGGGAACTGCGGCTCGCCGCGATGCTCGGCCAGGTCGGCATGATGGCGGTCCCGCCCGAGGTGATCGCGCGGGCGACCGACACCACGGACGTCGACGCGGAGGCGCTGGCCATGTTCCGCGGGCACCCGCAGCTGTCCCGCGAGCTGATCGGCCGGATCCCGCGGCTGGAGCGGGTCGCCGCCTGGGTGGCGTCCCAGCCGGTCACGCTCGCGGAGGCGCAGGTGCCCACGCCGCGCGCGACCGAGGAGTCCGGCGGCGCGGCGAAGCAGATCTACGAGACCGTCACCGCGTTCGTGGTCGCGGTCGAGTCCGGGCTCGCGCCCGGCGCCGCGGTGGTCGAGCTGGCCCGCAACCCGCGGTATCCGGCCGAGATGCTGGACGCGGCGGTCCGCGCCTACAGCGCCAACGAGGTCCGCCGCCCCCGGCAGGTCAA
This genomic interval carries:
- a CDS encoding PAS domain-containing sensor histidine kinase, which encodes MSDSPPSYEDLLRTVDQQRDMIRSLTRDMRTAKDLVARNMDDAVVITDETGVIEWVNPAFTAMTGWSEAEAVGRTRQSMLAGTQPLGDLGDYLTDDHQGMIPDFLATTRDGHEYWLKIELHRVHEDDGRVRIVCVEHDVTSRREADETLLTAIERSEALAAELSTEKALLDGVLSSIPQLTYWKDFAGCYHGHNAAFLTMRGLDRDADVLGRTEAELPVTDELSRVLPEVEAQVLATGRPVLDQRVTMGPSRSLLLSVLPRWGPAGVIEGLIGVGADVTRVSELERQLNAANRLEAIGQLAAGIAHEINTPIQFVSDNTRFVAESFDGLLGLVKRVSEVCAADHPDPAEAMAGLRAALDTIDLDFLVDEIPGAVTESLEGLDRVAQIVRAMKDFSHPGQGRRDTDINRAVESTAQVARNEWKYQAQLTLDLSPDVGMVPCYEGELKQVVLNLIVNAAHAIESRRAQQPDPPLGTITISTRRYEDRAEIVISDDGTGMTDAVRERIFDPFFTTKGVGKGTGQGLSMAYSSIVQKHGGAIRVESAPGEGARFTVCLPVSAEVPA
- a CDS encoding response regulator, coding for MLTQRILMVDDEQRILDAFRRSLHGRYELDTANSGADGLAKVHGTAYPYAVVVSDMRMPGMNGAEFLAGVRERSPDTVQIILSGQADLGDTIAAVNDGNLFRFLTKPCEPAELARALDAALAQHRLIMSERELLERTLDGAVKVLTELMAAAHPVAAARTETVRTLIDACVSGLRPKDTWELRLAAMLGQVGMMAVPPEVIARATDTTDVDAEALAMFRGHPQLSRELIGRIPRLERVAAWVASQPVTLAEAQVPTPRATEESGGAAKQIYETVTAFVVAVESGLAPGAAVVELARNPRYPAEMLDAAVRAYSANEVRRPRQVKGKELVVGMLMNQDVVTKTGMTLVRAGEVLTESHAIRLRHFAEGVGVVEPISVLA